In the Ensifer adhaerens genome, one interval contains:
- a CDS encoding ATP-binding protein, producing MKISLSRLPLGILTALVTIVLLIISVFIIYAGVDYMEPRLEARLLERMPPEAAQAYTDFNAGKLPSQESLQKLLSTMPELEEWANWEVDKIILGFGMTAVTFCGLVGYWLARKISRPLEVLAQATQNLRAGDFAVRVGSIRKGAKEVATLVKTFDELAAELENMENRLRFNTMAVAHELRTPLTILQGNLQGMADGVFPLEQQRVQQLLLQVEGLSALVEDLRTLSLAAGQKLVTQCQSVDLAAEATQVLGASCTLLGSAGMSVETALEPVRVSGDSQRLRQALLALIENATRYAASGGVLRCETGRRGADEAFIRLLDRGPGLPDDVSTHSIDLFWRGDASRSRATGGTGLGLSVVQAIAKAHGGRLEFASRAGGGAVITIVLPRAIPA from the coding sequence ATGAAGATCAGCCTCTCGCGCCTGCCGCTCGGCATCCTCACGGCCCTGGTGACGATCGTCCTGCTCATCATCAGCGTGTTCATCATCTATGCCGGCGTCGACTACATGGAGCCGCGGTTGGAGGCGAGACTGCTGGAGCGGATGCCGCCTGAGGCGGCCCAGGCCTATACCGATTTCAATGCCGGCAAGCTGCCGAGCCAGGAATCGCTGCAGAAATTGCTCTCGACCATGCCGGAGCTCGAGGAGTGGGCCAACTGGGAGGTGGACAAGATCATCCTCGGTTTTGGAATGACTGCGGTCACCTTTTGCGGGCTCGTCGGCTATTGGCTGGCACGCAAGATCAGCCGTCCGCTCGAGGTGCTGGCGCAGGCGACGCAGAACCTTAGGGCGGGCGATTTCGCCGTGCGTGTCGGATCGATCCGCAAGGGTGCCAAGGAGGTGGCAACGCTCGTGAAGACTTTTGACGAACTGGCGGCCGAGCTTGAGAACATGGAGAACAGGTTGCGTTTCAATACGATGGCGGTGGCCCACGAGTTGCGCACGCCGCTGACGATCCTGCAGGGCAATCTTCAGGGGATGGCTGACGGCGTCTTTCCCCTCGAGCAGCAGAGGGTGCAGCAACTGCTGCTGCAGGTCGAAGGGCTTTCCGCCCTGGTCGAAGATCTGCGGACGCTCTCGCTTGCCGCCGGCCAGAAACTTGTCACGCAGTGTCAATCGGTCGATCTCGCTGCCGAGGCTACTCAGGTTCTCGGAGCGTCCTGCACCTTGCTCGGCTCCGCCGGCATGTCGGTGGAAACGGCGCTGGAACCGGTCCGAGTCTCCGGAGATTCGCAACGCCTGCGCCAGGCATTGCTGGCGCTGATCGAGAACGCCACGCGCTACGCAGCCAGCGGCGGCGTATTGCGGTGCGAGACGGGCCGACGTGGCGCTGACGAGGCCTTCATTCGGCTGCTCGATCGCGGTCCCGGGCTGCCGGATGATGTCTCGACCCACTCGATCGATCTTTTCTGGCGCGGCGATGCCTCGCGCTCTCGGGCGACAGGGGGCACCGGCCTCGGCCTTTCCGTCGTTCAGGCGATCGCCAAGGCGCATGGCGGTCGGCTGGAATTCGCGTCCCGCGCCGGTGGCGGTGCCGTGATCACCATCGTCCTGCCGCGCGCCATCCCGGCTTGA
- a CDS encoding response regulator: protein MVDKGLILLAEDEPEIAQILDAYLVRDGFRTVRAADGETALTHHAVLSPDLVLLDVRMPKLDGFEVLARLRREGNTPVIMVTALAEDLDRLTGLRLGADDYVVKPFNPQEVVARVNAVLRRTRNGAGATVLRFENVEVDLDAHVAFVEKSGRRHSVPLTLSEFRILAHMIRRPTHAFDRADILDACLPDSDALARTVDTHIANLRRKLEDLGASGFFSAVRGVGYRFVEPR from the coding sequence ATGGTCGACAAAGGTCTCATCCTTCTGGCGGAGGACGAGCCGGAGATAGCGCAGATCCTGGATGCCTATCTCGTGCGAGATGGCTTCCGGACGGTGCGCGCCGCCGACGGTGAAACGGCACTGACACATCATGCGGTGCTCTCGCCCGACCTGGTCCTGCTCGACGTGCGCATGCCGAAGCTCGACGGTTTCGAGGTCCTTGCCCGCCTGCGGCGCGAGGGCAACACGCCGGTTATCATGGTTACGGCACTCGCCGAGGATCTCGACCGGCTGACCGGCCTGAGGCTCGGGGCCGACGACTATGTGGTCAAGCCGTTCAACCCGCAGGAGGTGGTGGCGCGCGTCAACGCCGTGCTTCGGCGCACCCGCAACGGCGCCGGCGCCACGGTGCTGCGCTTCGAAAACGTGGAGGTCGATCTCGACGCCCACGTCGCCTTCGTCGAAAAGAGCGGCCGCCGCCATTCGGTGCCGCTGACGCTCAGCGAATTCCGCATCCTCGCTCACATGATCCGCCGGCCGACACATGCCTTCGACCGCGCCGATATCCTCGACGCCTGCCTGCCGGATAGCGACGCGCTGGCTCGCACGGTCGATACCCACATCGCCAATCTCAGGCGCAAGCTTGAGGACCTCGGCGCCAGCGGTTTCTTCAGTGCTGTTCGCGGTGTCGGCTATCGCTTCGTGGAGCCAAGATGA